Proteins from a single region of Urocitellus parryii isolate mUroPar1 chromosome 4, mUroPar1.hap1, whole genome shotgun sequence:
- the LOC113177116 gene encoding olfactory receptor 4S2-like, protein MSSWTHPKEKINNVTEFIFWGLSQNPEVEEVCFVLFSFFYAVILLGNLTIMLTVCKGNLLKYPMYFFLNFLSFVDICFSSVIVPKMIVDLLAKNKTISYVGCMLQLFGGHFFGCTEIFILTVMAYDRYVAICKPLHYMTIMDREMCSKMLLGTWVGGFIHSIIQVALVVQLPFCGPNEIDHYFCDVHPVLKLACTDTYIVGVVVTANSGTISLGSFVILLFSYSVILVTLRKQSAEGRRKALSTCGSHIAVVIIFFGPCTFIYMRPDTTFSEDKMVAVFYTIITPMLNPLIYTLRNTEVKNAMKKLWGKKVFWTSGK, encoded by the coding sequence ATGTCCTCATGGACTCAtcccaaggaaaaaataaacaatgtaacTGAATTCATCTTCTGGGGCCTTTCTCAGAACCCAGAAGTTGAGGAAGTCTGCTTTGTGCTGTTCTCATTCTTCTATGCAGTCATTCTTCTGGGAAACCTCACCATCATGCTGACAGTTTGCAAGGGCAACCTGCTCAAGTATCCTATGTATTTCTTTCTCAACTTCTTGTCTTTTGtagacatttgtttttcttcagtcATAGTACCCAAGATGATTGTTGACCTGTTAGCAAAGAATAAAACTATCTCTTATGTGGGGTGCATGCTGCAACTCTTTGGAGGACATTTCTTTGGTTGCACTGAGATCTTCATCCTTACTGTAATGGCCTATGATCgttatgtggccatctgcaaacccCTGCACTATATGACCATTATGGACCGGGAGATGTGCAGTAAAATGTTGCTGGGGACATGGGTAGGTGGGTTCATACATTCCATTATCCAAGTGGCTCTGGTAGTTCAATTACCCTTTTGTGGACCCAATGAGATTGATCACTACTTCTGTGATGTCCACCCTGTGCTGAAACTTGCCTGCACAGACACCTATATTGTTGGTGTTGTTGTGACAGCCAATAGTGGTACCATTAGTCTAGGGAGCTTTGTGATCTTGCTCTTCTCCTACAGTGTCATTCTGGTGACTCTGAGGAAGCAGTCCGCAGAAGGAAGACGCAAAGCTCTGTCCACCTGTGGCTCCCACATCGCAGTGGTCATCATCTTCTTTGGTCCCTGTACTTTTATATACATGAGGCCTGACACTACCTTCTCAGAGGATAAGATGGTGGCTGTATTTTACACCATTATCACTCCCATGTTGAATCCTCTGATTTACACACTGAGAAATACAGAAGTAAAAAATGCTATGAAGAAACTGTGGGGCAAGAAGGTGTTTTGGACCAGTGGGAAATAG